The segment CGGGTGAAGTCGCTCAACGGACTCCTTAACAAACAGAGCCGAGCGGTGACCTAAGTCTGGAACTTCTGCAATGACACGCAGAAGCACGCGCTCAAGTGGCGCAAGAAGTGGCCGACGGGGTTCGACCTGAACGTGCTGACGACCGGCAGCAGCAAGGCACTCGGCATCCACTCCGGCACGGTCAACGCGACGTGCGAGCAATACGCGAAATCGCGCAGCCAGCGCCGTCGCCCTTATCTGCGCTATCGCGGCAGAAAGTCGCTTGGCTGGGTGCCGCTGAAGGGCCGCGACCTGAAGCGCGAGGGCGACGCGTTTCGCTTTGCCGGCAACACCTTCCGCGTATTCAATAGCCGCCTGCTTCCCGAAGGCAAGATCAAGGACGGCACCAACTTCGCGCAGGATGCGCGCGGCAACTGGTTTCTCAACATCGTGATCGAGATGCCCGATGTTCCGGCCCGTCCGATCCGTTCCGGTGTCGGCATCGATCTGGGCCTGAAAGACTTCGCCACACTTTCGACCGGCGAAAAACTGCCGAATGACCGGTTCGGCCGGCGCGCGGCCGACAAGCTGGCGAAGGCGCAGCGGGCGCGAAAGCACAAACGGCATATCGCGAAGCTGCATGCCAAGGTGGCGAATGTCCGTGCCGATTTCCAGCACAAGCTCGCGCTCGATCTGGTGCGACGCTTCGATTACATCGCGGTCGGCAACGTGTCGGCCGCCAGTCTCGCCAGAACCAGGATGGCGAAGAGCGTCTACGACGCATCCTGGTCGTCCTTCCGGAACAAGCTCCGTTACAAGGCGATCGCGCACGGAGCCACGTTCGAGGAAGTGGACGAAAGCGGTTCTACCCAGTCCTGTTCGGCGTGCGGGTCGAGAGACAGCACGACGCGGCCGAAAGGTATCGCGGGACTGCGAATAAGAGAGTGGACCTGCAGTGACTGCGGTGTCGTGCATGATCGCGATATCAACGCTGCGTTGAACATTCTCCGATGCGGACGTGCATCGCCAGGTGTGGGAATCGCCTCCCTTTAGGGAGGCGAGGACGTTACTGCATGAACCAGCCGTGGCTGACGATGAACGACTGGCCGGTCAGCGCGGCGCTCGGGAACGCCGACAGGAACAGCACCGTCTGCGCGACGTCCTGCACCGTCGTGAACACGCCGTCGACCGTGTTGCCGAGCATCACCTTCTTCACCACTTCGTCTTCGCTGATCCCGAGCTCCTTGGCCTGCTCCGGAATCTGCTTGTCGACGAGCGGCGTGCGCACGAAGCCCGGGCACACGACGTGCGAGCGCACGTTGTGCTTCGCGCCTTCCTTCGCCAGCACGCGCGCGAGACCCAGCAGCCCGTGCTTCGCGGTCACGTACGCCGACTTCAGCGGCGACGCCTCGTGCGAGTGCACCGAGCCCATGTAGATCACGACGCCGCCGCGGTCGTCCTTGTACATGTGCTTGAGCGCCGCCTTGGTGGTCAGGAACGCGCCGTCGACGTGGATCGCCTGCATCTTCTTCCAGTCGGCGAACGCGTAGTTCTCGATCGGGTTGACGATCTGGATGCCCGCGTTCGACACGAGGATGTCGATCGAGCCGAACGTTTCGGCCACCTTGTCGATGCCGCTGTTGACGGCGTCCTCGTTCGTCACGTCCATCGCGACGCCGATCGCCTTGCCGCCCGCCTGCT is part of the Burkholderia ubonensis subsp. mesacidophila genome and harbors:
- a CDS encoding 3-hydroxybutyrate dehydrogenase, which gives rise to MSNLNGKTAVVTGAASGIGKEIALELAKAGSAVAIADLNQDGANAVAEEIKQAGGKAIGVAMDVTNEDAVNSGIDKVAETFGSIDILVSNAGIQIVNPIENYAFADWKKMQAIHVDGAFLTTKAALKHMYKDDRGGVVIYMGSVHSHEASPLKSAYVTAKHGLLGLARVLAKEGAKHNVRSHVVCPGFVRTPLVDKQIPEQAKELGISEDEVVKKVMLGNTVDGVFTTVQDVAQTVLFLSAFPSAALTGQSFIVSHGWFMQ